The following proteins are encoded in a genomic region of Oncorhynchus keta strain PuntledgeMale-10-30-2019 chromosome 6, Oket_V2, whole genome shotgun sequence:
- the LOC127930781 gene encoding RNA-binding protein 25-like has protein sequence RERERERDRKRDRERRRERERERERERERERERERERERERERERERERERERERERERKRERVRERQREREREREREREREREREQRKERGREREREKRKERERERERERERERDRKRDREKEREREREREREREREREREREREREREREREREREERERERERERERERERERK, from the exons agagagagagagagagagagagacagaaagagagatagagagagaaggagagagagagagagagagagagagagagagagagagagagagagagagagagagagagagagagagagagagagagagagagaaagagaaagagagagagagagagagagagagagagagagagagagaaagagagagagagtgagggaaagacaaagagagagagagagagagagagagagagagagagagagagagagagagagaga acagaggaaagagagagggagagagagagagagagaaaagagaaaagagagagagagagagagagagagagagagagagagagagagagacagaaagagagatagagagaaggagagagagagagagagagagagagagagagagagagagagagagagagagagagagagagagagagagagagagagagagagagagagagagagagagagggaagagagagagagagagagagagagagagagagagagagagagagagagagagagaaag